The Flavobacterium johnsoniae genomic sequence TTGTATGCATTTTATTTTTAATGTTACATTTCCTTTTCAATACTATTTCTTCCTGCTGACACGGTTTGCAAATGAAGACTATCGGGTTAAGATTATTATTTGTCTTTTTTTGTTGCTATATAAATGATATAACTGAAACTTAAAACATAAGTCATAAAGCTTATTAATGAAATTGCTGTATTGTTCATTCCTGAGGTAACTATATTTGTTCCGATTCCTATAATAAAAAGGAGAATAGCAAGTAGAATTTTTGTTGAATTTCGCATGAATTGTAATTAAATTTGGTGGAGTATCACGTTAGCGCAGATTTGGAATCCGTGCCCGCAAAGATTGGTTTATTTTTGAAGATTTTTATTATGTCTTATTGTTGCGGGCACGGGTTGTAAATCCGCGCTATTTGGTATCGAAAAATTACTTATTCCAACCTAAATGATTGTCATTGAATTGAATAATTTTACCATTTTCTAAAACGATTTTCTTTTCAGTATCAATTGTTATTATACCTCTTGTTTTTTTGCTATGACAATTTGGACATAAAACCCAAAGATTATTAATCGTTTCTCCACCACCCTGTCCTTTATCGATAATATGATCAATCTCTATTATCCAAGATTTATTACCTTTATTATTAATATATCCACAACTAAAATTACAGATTTGACAGGTATTGTTTTCTAAAATAGCTATTCTGGTTTTTTGAGCTTTACTTTCTTTTCTATACTTTGTTTTCTTTTCACTTAAATAATACTGTTGAGTGTAATCTGAAAAATCTTCTGCTTGTTTTTTTATTTTTTCCAGATCAGTTGACTGTAAATCAATATTTATTAAATTCTCATCATACAATAAATAATCAGTAATTATAATTTCTTTTCTAGAGTTGTAAAGAATTATTTCAGTGTCAAATTTTATTCTAATGTGGTAATGTTTAATTTCATTTTTTAAATTATTGAATGAAAAATCTGCAGTTTTAATATATTCATTTAGGATTTTTACTGGTAATTTTATAATGCCTTCATAACCAAGAGTGAAACAAAAGAAATCTACATTCTGTTCTTTAGAAGTTTTGATTGATTTTGGGGTAATTCCAAACCAATAACTTATTCCGTCTTCATATAGTTTTGAAAATTTAATTAAAAAACTTTCATTGTCTTTTGTTGAATAAATTTTTATTGATTTTTTATTGTAAATCAAATTACAATTACCAATTAATTCTAATGAATTATCAATGCTTAAATATCCCATTTATGTTCTTTTTTATATTTTCCGTTAACGGGGATTTTGTGAATAATAAATTAAAATTCTGAAAAAATATAATTACCAATGTAAGATATAAAATCGTTTTGGTATTCAATATATTTTGTAAAAGTTTTATTTTCTACAAATCTTTTTTCTGATTGTTCTTTGCAAAGCTGTGCTAATGTCTCCATTAATTTGTCGTATTTTTCTACAAATTCGTCCTTTAAAAATAGATCAGAGAATAGATATTTAACGTGGAGGAAGTTTTCAAGCTCACCTAAAATAATAATCCAAACAATTACTTTGCTTTGATCTTTTTCTTCCTTTTCTTTTATCGAGTTTGTCAATATCATTTGTTCCATTTTAGTTTTTGGACTATGCAAAGATAATTTGTCAGCTTCGTAAATATATAAATTGGTTTTCTTTATAAGACTTTCTAAAGCATTTTGTCTCATTTGGTTAATTGTGATTCTTTTTTGCATTTCTATCGCCTCTTCGGCTTTTTGACTTTCACTCTTTGAAATTATGTAAGTTAAAAAAATTAGAGAAACTGTAGATAATAGTGTAAAAAGAGGATTTAGAATTCCTCCAATAAAATCACCAAATTCATTTTGCTTGAATTCAGACTCTTCATTAATATTGTCTATGTAATATAGTTTTAGCCCATAAGTTATGGCAAAATAAATAATTAATAATGTAACACTTGATATCAAAATTATGGTAATAATTCTAGTTCTATTATTCATATTTTTAGTTTTAAAAGATCTTAAGACTATAGTTAATTATATCACTATCTTA encodes the following:
- a CDS encoding HNH endonuclease, coding for MGYLSIDNSLELIGNCNLIYNKKSIKIYSTKDNESFLIKFSKLYEDGISYWFGITPKSIKTSKEQNVDFFCFTLGYEGIIKLPVKILNEYIKTADFSFNNLKNEIKHYHIRIKFDTEIILYNSRKEIIITDYLLYDENLINIDLQSTDLEKIKKQAEDFSDYTQQYYLSEKKTKYRKESKAQKTRIAILENNTCQICNFSCGYINNKGNKSWIIEIDHIIDKGQGGGETINNLWVLCPNCHSKKTRGIITIDTEKKIVLENGKIIQFNDNHLGWNK